A genomic window from Streptomyces sp. NBC_01429 includes:
- the folP gene encoding dihydropteroate synthase, with product MTGQQGRGSVEGLPVWDRCAVMGVVNVTPDSFSDGGRCFDAAAAIEHGLDLVAEGADLVDVGGESTRPGATRVDEDEELRRVLPVVRGLAAEGVVVSVDTMRAAVAARAVAAGAVLVNDVSGGLADPAMVPVVAAAGIPFVVMHWRGFSHGTNGRAVYADVVGEVVAELRSRIDAVVGAGIAPERLVVDPGLGFAKRAEHDLRLMSSMSELRCLGRPVLIAASRKRFLGHLLTEDRNTPPPARERDAATAAVSAIAAYRGAWAVRVHEVRATADAVRVARACEGPAGRT from the coding sequence ATGACCGGTCAGCAGGGACGAGGCTCGGTGGAGGGACTGCCGGTCTGGGACCGCTGCGCGGTCATGGGCGTGGTCAACGTGACTCCGGACTCCTTCTCGGACGGCGGCCGCTGCTTCGACGCGGCGGCCGCGATCGAGCACGGTCTGGACCTCGTGGCCGAGGGAGCCGATCTGGTCGACGTCGGCGGCGAGTCGACACGTCCGGGCGCGACCCGGGTCGACGAGGACGAGGAGCTGCGGCGCGTCCTTCCCGTCGTACGGGGCCTGGCGGCCGAGGGCGTCGTCGTCTCCGTCGACACCATGCGCGCCGCCGTCGCCGCACGGGCGGTCGCGGCGGGCGCGGTCCTCGTCAACGACGTCAGCGGCGGACTCGCCGACCCCGCCATGGTCCCCGTCGTGGCGGCCGCCGGTATCCCCTTCGTGGTCATGCACTGGCGCGGCTTCAGCCATGGGACGAACGGCCGCGCGGTGTACGCGGACGTGGTGGGCGAGGTCGTGGCGGAGCTTCGCTCCCGTATCGACGCCGTGGTGGGCGCGGGGATCGCGCCGGAGAGACTCGTGGTCGACCCCGGTCTCGGTTTCGCCAAACGGGCCGAGCACGACCTGCGCCTGATGAGCAGCATGAGTGAACTGCGTTGCCTGGGACGCCCCGTGCTGATCGCGGCCTCCCGGAAGAGGTTCCTCGGCCACCTTCTGACCGAGGACCGGAACACCCCGCCCCCGGCCCGTGAGCGGGACGCCGCCACCGCAGCCGTCTCGGCGATAGCCGCGTACCGGGGAGCCTGGGCCGTACGCGTCCATGAGGTCCGGGCGACGGCGGACGCGGTACGGGTCGCACGGGCCTGTGAGGGACCGGCAGGACGAACATGA
- a CDS encoding hydrogenase expression protein HypE gives MPTEAAIKAENTLIHVLWINAGLSCDGDSVALTAATQPSIEEIALGALPGLPRIAMHWPLIDFECGPNGGADDFLEWFFKADRGELDPFVLVVEGSIPNEKLHDEGYWSGFGNDPATGQPMTTSEWLDRLTPKATAVVAVGTCATYGGIHAMAGNPTGAMGVPDYLGWDWKSKAGIPIVCVPGCPIQPDNLSETLTYLLYMATDQAPMIPLDEELRPTWLFGQTVHEGCDRAGYYEQGDFATEYGSPKCIVKLGCWGPTVKCNVPKRGWMNGIGGCPNVGGICIGCTMPGFPDKFMPFMDEPPGGKLSTNAVGLYGSTMRRLRHITTHTLDREPKWRKRGKQLTSGATRTW, from the coding sequence ATGCCGACAGAAGCAGCGATAAAAGCGGAGAACACTCTCATCCATGTGCTGTGGATCAACGCCGGACTGAGCTGTGACGGAGATTCCGTCGCGCTCACCGCGGCGACCCAGCCCAGCATCGAGGAGATCGCGCTCGGCGCCCTGCCCGGCCTGCCGCGGATCGCCATGCACTGGCCGCTGATCGACTTCGAGTGCGGCCCGAACGGCGGGGCCGACGACTTCCTCGAATGGTTCTTCAAGGCGGACCGGGGCGAGCTGGACCCGTTCGTCCTGGTCGTCGAGGGCTCGATCCCCAACGAGAAGCTCCACGACGAGGGGTACTGGTCGGGCTTCGGCAACGACCCGGCGACCGGGCAGCCGATGACCACCAGCGAGTGGCTGGACCGGCTGACCCCCAAGGCCACCGCGGTCGTCGCGGTCGGCACCTGCGCCACGTACGGCGGCATCCACGCCATGGCGGGCAACCCGACCGGCGCCATGGGCGTGCCGGACTATCTGGGCTGGGACTGGAAGTCCAAGGCCGGAATCCCGATCGTGTGCGTCCCGGGCTGCCCCATCCAGCCGGACAACCTGTCGGAGACCCTCACCTACCTGCTCTACATGGCCACCGACCAGGCCCCGATGATCCCTCTCGACGAGGAGCTGCGCCCCACCTGGCTGTTCGGCCAGACGGTGCACGAGGGGTGCGACCGGGCCGGCTATTACGAGCAGGGCGACTTCGCGACGGAGTACGGCTCGCCCAAGTGCATCGTCAAACTGGGCTGCTGGGGACCGACCGTGAAATGCAATGTGCCCAAGCGCGGCTGGATGAACGGCATCGGCGGCTGCCCGAATGTCGGCGGAATCTGCATCGGCTGCACGATGCCCGGATTCCCCGACAAATTCATGCCGTTCATGGACGAGCCGCCGGGCGGAAAGCTCTCCACGAACGCCGTCGGGCTGTACGGATCGACGATGCGGCGCCTTCGCCACATCACCACGCACACCCTCGACCGCGAACCCAAATGGCGTAAGCGCGGCAAGCAGCTGACCAGTGGCGCCACCCGCACCTGGTAA
- a CDS encoding zinc-binding dehydrogenase, with product MKAWQFTEVGKPLSHNEIPEPEAGPGEIVIEVRAAGLCHSDVGFLDGTLTALLPFRPITLGHEIAGVVAATGPGVTRFAVGDRVAVPAAIEGPGTSSNGGFQPKVAVRENLVLPLPDGIAWDQAAAATDAGLTSYHAMVVQGGVASGTKVGVIGFGGLGSLGAQVALAVGAEVYVAEKNEKVHAFARELGVADVATDISAFADEKLDVVVDFAGFGTTTAAAVETVRRDGRVVQVGLGVGEGTINLQTLTLNQVVLIGSQAGTAEDRRAVLGLVAAGRVTSRVTRIGFDDIADGIGRLERGEVIGRLVGVNE from the coding sequence ATGAAGGCATGGCAGTTCACCGAGGTCGGAAAGCCCCTCAGCCACAACGAGATCCCGGAGCCCGAGGCGGGTCCCGGCGAGATCGTCATCGAGGTGAGGGCTGCGGGCCTGTGTCACAGTGACGTCGGTTTCCTGGACGGCACCCTGACCGCCCTCCTCCCGTTCCGTCCGATCACCCTGGGTCACGAGATCGCGGGCGTCGTCGCGGCCACCGGCCCCGGCGTCACGCGCTTCGCCGTCGGCGACCGGGTCGCGGTACCGGCGGCGATCGAGGGTCCCGGCACCTCGTCGAACGGCGGCTTCCAGCCGAAGGTCGCCGTACGCGAGAACCTCGTTCTCCCCCTGCCGGACGGCATCGCCTGGGACCAGGCCGCCGCGGCGACCGACGCGGGGCTCACCTCGTACCACGCGATGGTCGTCCAGGGCGGGGTGGCCTCGGGCACGAAGGTCGGTGTCATCGGCTTCGGCGGACTCGGCTCGCTGGGCGCGCAGGTGGCGCTCGCGGTCGGTGCCGAGGTCTATGTGGCGGAGAAGAACGAGAAGGTTCACGCCTTCGCCCGCGAACTCGGCGTGGCCGATGTGGCGACGGACATCAGCGCGTTCGCCGACGAGAAGCTCGACGTGGTGGTGGACTTCGCCGGGTTCGGCACCACGACCGCGGCGGCGGTGGAGACCGTACGGCGCGACGGCCGGGTCGTCCAGGTCGGGCTGGGGGTCGGCGAGGGCACCATCAACCTCCAGACGCTCACCCTCAACCAGGTCGTGCTCATCGGCTCGCAGGCGGGTACGGCCGAGGACCGCCGGGCCGTCCTCGGCCTCGTCGCGGCGGGCAGGGTCACCTCCCGGGTCACCCGGATCGGCTTCGACGACATCGCCGACGGCATCGGCAGGCTCGAACGCGGCGAGGTGATCGGCCGGTTGGTCGGCGTCAACGAGTGA
- a CDS encoding ricin-type beta-trefoil lectin domain protein, with the protein MGHRRTGDRARPGYRAAVAAGALTLCVLAGVSCSPGERDTPATRTEAGAKAEAAAAASARPAGCRRTLVGVAHPDDDLYFIDPEIRATIRAGCPVTTVYLTAGDGGKRPRRVALDYVEKREQGVRAAYAALAGAPDRWTEGTVRVDGRAIRSFTLDRSSGPTVRLVFLGLHDGLPKGQGEESMLKLFRGTRERIPLFGSRETFTGEQLVRTLSDLARQDKAQRILTLDHDNASFAYGLSGRVDHSDHGIGARYFRRAGYVAGIPVSAYLGYTMSSLRANLPEAQVPPKETAVRRYIAGAECRYRSSCATEGVYKGHLPPDSAKWIHRQYGQTHRAPRPGEIMADIGRTTAFSGRSPEQCLEAVSAEAKDGAVRINGCDGTRAQRWDIRSDGTIRSLLHENHCLTELSKGAGLARCSPSHAEQRWTHRPWKSATWKRAAWRIAGNGNKCLYQDDRPLPPRWEARTEQHPRLGLIGCDEQIQPGLYWTRHGAPRPAPSGG; encoded by the coding sequence ATGGGTCACCGACGTACCGGAGACAGGGCCCGCCCGGGGTACCGGGCGGCAGTCGCGGCCGGCGCGCTGACGCTGTGCGTCCTCGCGGGGGTGTCCTGCTCACCCGGGGAGCGGGACACCCCCGCCACGAGGACGGAGGCGGGCGCGAAGGCGGAGGCGGCGGCCGCCGCGAGCGCGCGGCCTGCCGGGTGCCGACGCACCCTGGTGGGCGTCGCACACCCCGACGACGACCTCTACTTCATCGACCCGGAGATCCGCGCGACCATCCGGGCAGGATGCCCGGTCACCACCGTGTATCTCACGGCGGGCGACGGCGGGAAGAGGCCGCGGCGGGTCGCGCTCGACTACGTCGAGAAGAGGGAGCAGGGCGTGCGCGCGGCGTACGCGGCGCTGGCCGGCGCGCCCGACCGCTGGACCGAGGGCACGGTACGGGTCGACGGCCGCGCCATCAGATCGTTCACCCTCGACCGGTCCTCGGGGCCCACCGTGCGGCTGGTGTTCCTGGGCCTGCACGACGGACTCCCCAAGGGACAGGGCGAGGAGAGCATGCTCAAGCTGTTCCGGGGGACCCGCGAACGCATCCCGCTCTTCGGGAGCCGGGAGACCTTCACCGGCGAACAGCTCGTGCGGACCCTGTCCGACCTGGCCCGGCAGGACAAGGCGCAGCGGATCCTCACACTCGACCACGACAACGCCTCCTTCGCCTACGGTCTGAGCGGCCGGGTCGACCACAGCGACCACGGCATCGGGGCGCGGTACTTCAGGCGGGCGGGATACGTCGCCGGGATCCCCGTCTCCGCCTACCTCGGCTACACGATGTCGTCGCTGCGGGCCAACCTCCCCGAGGCGCAGGTGCCCCCGAAGGAGACGGCGGTCAGGCGGTACATCGCCGGGGCCGAGTGCCGCTACCGGAGCAGCTGCGCCACCGAGGGTGTCTACAAGGGGCACCTCCCGCCCGACTCCGCGAAGTGGATTCACCGGCAGTACGGGCAGACACACCGCGCGCCCCGGCCGGGCGAGATCATGGCGGACATCGGGAGGACCACCGCGTTCAGCGGCCGGAGTCCCGAGCAGTGCCTCGAAGCGGTGAGCGCGGAGGCGAAGGACGGCGCCGTCCGGATCAACGGCTGCGACGGGACCCGCGCGCAGCGGTGGGACATCAGGAGCGACGGCACGATCCGCTCGCTCCTCCACGAGAACCACTGTCTGACCGAGCTGTCCAAGGGCGCGGGGCTGGCCCGCTGTTCCCCGTCGCACGCCGAACAGCGGTGGACGCACCGGCCGTGGAAGAGCGCCACGTGGAAGCGCGCGGCGTGGCGCATCGCGGGCAACGGGAACAAGTGCCTCTACCAGGACGACCGTCCGCTGCCGCCGCGCTGGGAGGCGCGCACGGAGCAGCATCCCCGGCTCGGTCTCATCGGCTGTGACGAGCAGATTCAGCCCGGGCTCTACTGGACCCGGCACGGCGCGCCCCGCCCGGCGCCGAGCGGCGGCTGA
- a CDS encoding MBL fold metallo-hydrolase yields MKVHHLNCGTMLLPTAHLVCHVLLLETDNGLVLVDSGFGLEDIADPKRRLGASRHVIRPVLRVEETAARQVERLGFSRDDVRHIVVTHFDADHIGGLSDFPRARIHVTAAEALGSMIAPSRRERMRYSSAQWAHGPRIVEHSPDGEKWRGFAAARELDSIAPGIVLVSLPGHTRGHACVAVDTGPRWLLHAGDAFYHSATVDGRSRIPVALRAMESFIAFDLGRVRDNHARLAELQRRAEPDLAIICAHDPEMYARASAGN; encoded by the coding sequence GTGAAGGTTCACCACCTCAACTGCGGCACCATGCTGCTGCCCACCGCCCACCTGGTGTGCCACGTCCTTCTGCTCGAAACCGACAACGGCCTGGTCCTCGTCGACTCCGGCTTCGGCCTGGAGGACATCGCCGACCCCAAGCGGCGCCTGGGGGCTTCGCGGCACGTGATCCGGCCGGTGCTCCGCGTGGAGGAGACCGCCGCCCGTCAGGTGGAACGGCTCGGCTTCAGCCGGGACGACGTCCGGCACATCGTCGTCACGCACTTCGACGCCGACCACATAGGAGGGCTCTCCGACTTCCCCCGCGCGCGCATACATGTCACCGCCGCCGAGGCGCTCGGGTCCATGATCGCGCCGTCCCGGCGAGAACGCATGCGCTACAGCTCGGCGCAGTGGGCGCACGGCCCGAGGATCGTCGAACACAGCCCCGACGGGGAGAAATGGCGAGGATTCGCTGCGGCCAGGGAACTCGACTCCATCGCTCCCGGGATCGTCCTCGTCTCGCTGCCCGGCCACACCCGTGGACACGCGTGCGTCGCGGTCGACACCGGCCCCCGCTGGCTGCTGCACGCCGGTGACGCCTTCTACCACTCCGCGACGGTCGACGGCCGCTCCCGCATCCCCGTCGCCCTGCGGGCCATGGAATCCTTCATCGCCTTCGACCTGGGCAGAGTGCGTGACAACCACGCCCGTCTCGCCGAACTCCAGCGACGCGCGGAGCCCGATCTGGCGATCATCTGCGCCCATGACCCGGAGATGTACGCGAGGGCGAGCGCCGGGAATTAG
- a CDS encoding hydrogenase maturation nickel metallochaperone HypA/HybF, translating into MHELSITQSVVDAVCERAAGRPVRAVRIRVGILTAVVPDSMRFCFDLTTAGTVAEGALLEIDQPPGTAHCRACETDFGLTDLVLLCPCGSADVEITSGRELQIVSMRVG; encoded by the coding sequence ATGCATGAATTATCAATTACTCAGAGCGTGGTCGACGCGGTGTGCGAGCGCGCTGCCGGACGACCTGTGCGGGCCGTCAGAATCCGGGTGGGAATACTGACGGCCGTGGTACCCGACTCGATGCGGTTCTGCTTCGATCTGACCACCGCGGGCACGGTCGCCGAAGGCGCGCTGCTGGAGATCGACCAGCCGCCGGGAACAGCGCACTGCCGGGCGTGTGAGACGGACTTCGGCCTGACCGATCTTGTATTGCTTTGTCCGTGCGGCAGCGCCGACGTGGAGATCACGTCGGGGCGGGAGTTGCAGATCGTCTCGATGAGAGTGGGCTGA
- a CDS encoding PadR family transcriptional regulator — protein sequence MTRRNPSLTEPQYFILAALMDGPLHGYGIIKAAEQATDGRLRIAVGTLYGALDRMERAGLVAADHEEIVAGRARRYYRLTEDGTAVLGREAQRMRQAAAVVIGRARDVGAAPA from the coding sequence ATGACACGACGGAACCCGTCCTTGACGGAACCGCAGTACTTCATCCTCGCCGCGCTCATGGACGGGCCGTTGCACGGTTACGGCATCATCAAAGCCGCCGAGCAGGCCACCGACGGGCGGCTCCGGATCGCTGTCGGCACCCTCTACGGCGCGCTGGACCGGATGGAGCGGGCCGGGCTGGTGGCCGCCGACCATGAGGAGATCGTGGCCGGGCGGGCGCGGCGCTACTACCGGCTCACCGAGGACGGCACCGCGGTACTCGGCCGGGAGGCGCAGCGGATGCGGCAGGCGGCGGCCGTCGTCATCGGACGCGCGCGGGATGTCGGAGCGGCGCCGGCATGA
- the hypB gene encoding hydrogenase nickel incorporation protein HypB, whose protein sequence is MCGTCGCDDGSGTGGGGTRIAVPHGHPHDHGQVHDGDGDAHHPGHAHEHRWDRSPALDGTAAGGETLTLEQKVLGKNEDLAARNRAWLAARDIVLVNLMSSPGAGKTTLLERTIRDFAGHRPVAVIEGDQETMLDAERIGRAGGAVVQVNTGAGCHLDAEMVRGALTTLEPPDGSLVLVENVGNLVCPALFDLGERSRTVIISVTEGTDKPLKYPYMFAAADLVIINKIDLLPYVDFDVERCEKYARSVNPDVRVLTVSATTGEGMRAWYDWVAERPAGVFPGA, encoded by the coding sequence ATGTGCGGTACTTGCGGTTGTGACGACGGGAGCGGTACGGGCGGCGGCGGGACGAGGATCGCCGTCCCGCACGGACATCCGCACGACCACGGCCAGGTCCACGACGGTGACGGCGACGCTCACCACCCCGGCCATGCCCACGAGCACCGATGGGACCGCTCGCCGGCCCTGGACGGCACGGCCGCGGGCGGCGAGACGCTCACTCTCGAACAGAAGGTCCTCGGCAAGAACGAGGACCTGGCCGCCCGCAACCGCGCCTGGCTCGCCGCGCGGGACATCGTGCTGGTGAACCTGATGAGTTCGCCCGGCGCCGGCAAGACCACCCTCCTGGAGCGCACCATCAGGGACTTCGCCGGCCACCGCCCGGTGGCGGTCATCGAGGGCGACCAGGAGACGATGCTCGACGCCGAGCGGATCGGACGGGCCGGCGGCGCCGTCGTCCAGGTCAACACCGGCGCCGGGTGCCACCTCGACGCGGAGATGGTGCGCGGCGCGCTCACCACCCTGGAGCCGCCGGACGGGTCGCTGGTCCTGGTCGAGAACGTGGGCAATCTCGTCTGCCCCGCCCTCTTCGACCTCGGCGAGCGCAGCCGGACCGTGATCATCTCGGTCACCGAGGGAACGGACAAGCCGCTCAAGTACCCGTACATGTTCGCCGCCGCGGACCTCGTGATCATCAACAAGATCGACCTGCTCCCGTACGTCGACTTCGACGTCGAGCGGTGCGAGAAGTACGCCCGTTCCGTCAACCCGGACGTACGGGTGCTGACCGTTTCCGCGACCACCGGCGAGGGCATGCGGGCCTGGTACGACTGGGTGGCCGAGCGCCCGGCCGGGGTGTTCCCCGGCGCCTGA
- the cobF gene encoding precorrin-6A synthase (deacetylating), translating into MTTRLRHLLVIGIGAGDPDHVTLAAVKAMRRADVFFVLGKGREKSDLTRLRRDILDEHVPGPYRVVEAEDPWRDRAQGERAGYTAAVHDWRRRRADVCERLIREELAPGQCGAFLVWGDPSLYDSTLGILEDIGARGGVAFDHEVIPGISSVSALAARHRIGLNRVGRPVHITPGRRLAESLPNDDGDIVVMLDAHETFRHFTGADTWIYWGAYIGTPDEILISGPLDDVAERIGRARAEARARHGWIMDTYLLRIHPDAPETGAGAGEE; encoded by the coding sequence ATGACCACCCGGCTACGCCACCTGCTGGTCATCGGCATCGGCGCCGGTGACCCCGACCATGTGACGCTGGCCGCCGTGAAGGCCATGCGCAGGGCCGATGTCTTCTTCGTACTCGGCAAGGGCAGGGAGAAGTCCGACCTGACGCGGTTGCGGCGGGACATCCTCGACGAGCACGTGCCCGGTCCGTACCGCGTCGTCGAGGCCGAGGATCCCTGGCGCGACCGTGCGCAGGGCGAACGGGCCGGATACACCGCCGCGGTGCACGACTGGCGCCGCCGGCGCGCCGACGTCTGCGAACGGCTGATCCGCGAGGAGCTGGCTCCGGGACAGTGCGGGGCGTTCCTGGTGTGGGGCGACCCCTCGCTGTACGACAGCACGCTCGGCATCCTCGAAGACATCGGGGCCCGCGGCGGGGTGGCGTTCGACCACGAGGTGATCCCCGGCATCAGCAGTGTCTCCGCGCTGGCCGCGCGGCACCGTATCGGCCTCAACCGGGTCGGCCGGCCCGTCCACATCACCCCGGGACGGCGGCTCGCCGAGAGCCTTCCGAACGACGACGGCGACATCGTCGTCATGCTCGACGCACACGAGACGTTCCGCCACTTCACCGGCGCGGACACCTGGATCTACTGGGGCGCCTACATCGGGACCCCGGACGAGATCCTGATCTCCGGGCCGCTGGACGACGTCGCCGAACGGATCGGGCGGGCGCGCGCCGAAGCGCGCGCCCGGCACGGCTGGATCATGGACACCTATCTGCTGCGGATCCATCCGGACGCGCCGGAGACAGGGGCGGGGGCGGGGGAGGAGTGA
- the metE gene encoding 5-methyltetrahydropteroyltriglutamate--homocysteine S-methyltransferase has translation MTAKPAAAAARATVYGYPRQGRNRELKKAIEGYWKGRVGADALRETAADLRRSNWRQLADAGIHEVPSGDFSYYDHVLDTSVMVGAVPERHRAAVEADALDGYFAMARGTQDIAPLEMTKWFDTNYHYLVPELGPDTVFTADSAKQVAEFTEALALGHTARPVLVGPVTYLLLAKPAPGVAADFEPLTLLDRLLPVYAEVLADLRAAGAEWVQLDEPALVQDRTPAELNATARAYRDLGAATDRPKLLVASYFGRLGEALTVLAKAPVEGLALDFTESGAANLEDLAAAGGLPGKRLVAGVVNGRNIWINDYEKSLATLGTLLGLADRVDVSTSCSLLHVPLDASAERDIDPRIARWLAFARQKTHEIAVLARGLGQGTGTIQAELAANRADLVSRAGSALTHDPGVRARTAAITDADGRRSQPYAERTAAQRAHLGLPPLPTTTIGSFPQTTELRTARADLRAGRIDVAGYEERIKDEIREVLSFQEKAGIDVLVHGEPERNDMVQYFAEQLTGYLATRHGWVQSYGTRYVRPPVLAGDISRPEPMTVRWTTYAQSLTERPVKGMLTGPVTMLAWSFVRDDQPLGDTARQVALALRDEVDDLEAAGTSVIQVDEPALRETLPLRAADHAAYLAWATESFRLTTGGVRPDTQIHTHMCYAEFGDIVQAIDDLDADVISLEAARSHMQVARELAEHGYPREAGPGVYDIHSPRVPSAEEAAALLRKGLEAIPAERLWVNPDCGLKTRGWPETRASLENLVTAAREIRAELATENS, from the coding sequence GTGACAGCGAAGCCCGCAGCCGCGGCAGCACGAGCCACCGTGTACGGCTACCCCCGCCAGGGTCGGAACCGTGAGCTGAAGAAGGCCATCGAGGGCTACTGGAAGGGCCGGGTCGGCGCCGACGCCCTCCGGGAGACCGCGGCGGACCTCCGCCGTTCGAACTGGCGGCAGCTGGCCGACGCCGGAATCCATGAAGTGCCGTCCGGTGATTTCTCGTACTACGACCATGTCCTGGACACCAGCGTCATGGTCGGCGCTGTCCCCGAGCGGCACCGCGCGGCGGTCGAGGCCGACGCGCTGGACGGCTACTTCGCGATGGCCCGGGGTACCCAGGACATCGCCCCGCTGGAAATGACGAAGTGGTTCGACACGAACTACCACTACCTGGTGCCCGAGCTGGGCCCCGACACCGTCTTCACCGCCGACTCCGCCAAGCAGGTCGCCGAGTTCACGGAAGCCCTCGCGCTCGGCCACACCGCCCGCCCGGTCCTCGTCGGCCCCGTCACCTACCTGCTGCTGGCCAAGCCCGCCCCGGGCGTCGCGGCCGACTTCGAGCCGCTGACCCTGCTGGACCGGCTGCTGCCGGTGTACGCGGAGGTGCTCGCCGATCTGCGGGCGGCCGGCGCCGAGTGGGTCCAGCTCGACGAACCCGCGCTGGTCCAGGACCGTACCCCGGCCGAACTGAACGCGACCGCCCGCGCCTACCGCGACCTGGGCGCGGCCACCGACCGGCCGAAGCTGCTGGTCGCCTCGTACTTCGGGCGGCTCGGCGAGGCGCTGACCGTACTGGCCAAGGCCCCGGTCGAAGGACTGGCCCTCGACTTCACCGAATCGGGCGCCGCCAACCTCGAAGACCTCGCGGCGGCCGGCGGACTGCCCGGCAAGCGGCTGGTCGCGGGCGTCGTCAACGGACGCAACATCTGGATCAACGACTACGAGAAGTCCCTCGCCACTCTCGGCACGCTGCTCGGCCTCGCCGACCGCGTGGACGTCTCCACGTCCTGCTCGCTCCTGCACGTACCGCTGGACGCCTCCGCCGAACGCGACATCGACCCGCGGATCGCCCGGTGGCTCGCCTTCGCCCGGCAGAAGACGCACGAGATCGCCGTCCTGGCGCGCGGTCTCGGCCAGGGCACCGGCACCATCCAGGCCGAACTCGCGGCGAACCGCGCCGACCTGGTCTCCCGGGCCGGGTCCGCGCTGACCCACGATCCCGGGGTACGTGCCCGTACCGCCGCCATCACCGACGCGGACGGCCGGCGGTCGCAGCCGTACGCCGAACGGACCGCCGCCCAGCGCGCGCACCTCGGCCTCCCGCCGCTGCCGACGACGACCATCGGTTCGTTCCCGCAGACCACCGAACTGCGCACGGCACGGGCCGACCTGCGGGCCGGGCGGATCGATGTCGCCGGGTACGAGGAGCGGATCAAGGACGAGATCCGGGAGGTGCTCTCCTTCCAGGAGAAGGCCGGGATCGACGTCCTGGTCCACGGCGAGCCCGAACGCAACGACATGGTGCAGTACTTCGCCGAACAGCTCACCGGCTACCTCGCCACCCGGCACGGCTGGGTCCAGTCCTACGGCACCCGCTACGTCCGGCCCCCGGTGCTGGCCGGGGACATCTCCCGCCCCGAGCCGATGACGGTGCGCTGGACGACCTACGCGCAGTCGCTGACCGAGCGCCCCGTCAAGGGCATGCTGACCGGCCCCGTCACCATGCTCGCCTGGTCCTTCGTCCGCGACGACCAGCCGCTCGGCGACACCGCGCGCCAGGTCGCGCTCGCCCTGCGCGACGAGGTCGACGACCTGGAGGCGGCCGGCACCTCGGTCATCCAGGTCGACGAACCGGCCCTGCGCGAAACACTGCCGCTGCGCGCCGCCGACCACGCCGCCTACCTGGCCTGGGCGACCGAGTCGTTCCGGCTGACCACCGGTGGCGTACGGCCGGACACCCAGATCCACACGCACATGTGCTACGCGGAGTTCGGGGACATCGTCCAGGCCATCGACGACCTCGACGCCGACGTCATCAGCCTGGAGGCGGCCCGCTCCCACATGCAGGTCGCCCGCGAACTGGCCGAGCACGGCTACCCGCGCGAGGCCGGGCCCGGTGTCTACGACATCCACTCCCCGCGCGTCCCGAGCGCCGAGGAGGCCGCGGCCCTCCTGCGCAAGGGACTGGAGGCCATCCCCGCCGAGCGGCTGTGGGTCAATCCGGACTGCGGTCTGAAGACCCGCGGCTGGCCCGAGACGCGGGCCTCCCTGGAGAACCTCGTCACCGCCGCCCGTGAAATCCGGGCCGAGCTGGCGACCGAGAACTCCTGA